A single Streptomyces sp. 2114.4 DNA region contains:
- a CDS encoding glycine betaine/L-proline ABC transporter ATP-binding protein, translating into MARLQAEHLYKVFGRRPEDAVRKLEAGADREELRAEGTTAAVIDASIEVDEGQIFVVMGLSGSGKSTLLRTLNGLLEPTSGTVRFDGQDLTSLSDKELRKVRSQKISMVFQHFALFPHRSVLENAAYGLEVQGVPRAERTARATEALELTGLKGWEKSWPDELSGGMQQRVGLARALATNADLLLMDESFSALDPLIRRDMQDQLLELQKSLKKTIVFITHDLNEAMRLGDRIAVMRDGRIVQIGSAEDILVTPANDYVASFTQDVDRTRVLTAGAIMAEVGTVLGATTPEGKKLATAAEFRAAAPATVGVDTPLVELFTPCSASSVPVAVTDEQGALVGAVTAERLLAVLGEAAELSPAPAGPAPAEADGGTATETTPAEKTPVAKTSEPTSEPTSGNTSTDHDPEDKVNAGA; encoded by the coding sequence GTGGCCAGGCTGCAAGCCGAGCATCTGTACAAGGTGTTCGGCAGACGACCCGAGGACGCGGTCCGCAAACTCGAAGCCGGCGCCGACCGGGAGGAGCTGCGGGCCGAAGGCACCACCGCCGCGGTGATCGACGCCTCGATCGAGGTCGACGAGGGCCAGATATTCGTCGTCATGGGTCTGTCCGGATCGGGCAAGTCCACCCTGCTGCGCACCCTCAACGGGCTGTTGGAGCCGACCTCGGGGACCGTCCGCTTCGACGGCCAGGACCTGACGTCGCTCAGCGACAAGGAGCTGCGCAAGGTCCGTTCCCAGAAGATCTCCATGGTCTTCCAGCACTTCGCGCTCTTCCCGCACCGCAGTGTGCTGGAGAACGCCGCCTACGGCCTCGAAGTGCAGGGCGTACCGCGCGCCGAGCGTACCGCGCGCGCCACCGAAGCGCTGGAACTCACCGGGCTCAAGGGCTGGGAGAAGTCCTGGCCCGACGAGCTGTCCGGCGGTATGCAGCAGCGCGTGGGACTGGCCCGCGCGCTGGCCACCAACGCCGATCTGCTGCTGATGGACGAGTCCTTCAGCGCCCTCGACCCGCTGATCCGCCGCGATATGCAGGACCAGCTGCTGGAGCTGCAGAAGTCGCTGAAGAAGACCATCGTCTTCATCACCCACGACCTGAACGAAGCCATGCGGCTCGGCGACCGGATCGCCGTGATGCGTGACGGCCGGATCGTGCAGATCGGCAGTGCCGAGGACATCCTCGTCACACCGGCCAACGACTATGTCGCCTCCTTCACCCAGGACGTGGACCGCACCCGGGTGCTGACCGCGGGCGCGATCATGGCCGAGGTCGGGACCGTGCTCGGCGCCACGACCCCGGAGGGCAAGAAGCTCGCCACCGCGGCGGAGTTCCGGGCCGCGGCGCCCGCCACGGTCGGGGTCGACACCCCGCTGGTCGAGCTGTTCACGCCCTGTTCGGCCAGCAGCGTTCCGGTCGCCGTGACCGATGAGCAGGGTGCTCTGGTCGGGGCCGTCACGGCCGAGCGGCTGCTGGCCGTCCTCGGGGAGGCCGCGGAGCTGAGCCCGGCCCCGGCCGGCCCCGCCCCGGCCGAGGCCGACGGCGGGACGGCCACGGAGACGACACCGGCCGAGAAGACACCGGTGGCGAAGACCTCCGAGCCCACGTCCGAGCCCACGTCCGGGAACACGTCCACGGACCACGACCCCGAGGACAAGGTGAACGCCGGTGCCTAG
- a CDS encoding 5'-3' exonuclease — MLLDTASLYFRAYFGVPESVKAPDGTPVNAVRGLLDFIARLVQDHHPDDLVACMDFDWRPQWRVDLIPSYKAHRVAEEAPAGSTEPDEEEIPDTLSPQVPVIEDVLDALGIARIGAAGYEADDVIGTLTAQAKGPVDIVTGDRDLFQLVDDRRGIRILYPLKGVGTLQITDEALLREKYGVDGPGYADLALLRGDPSDGLPGVPGIGEKTAAKLLDTYGDLAGIMAAADDPASKVTPAQRKRLLEARPYLTVAPKVVKVATDVPVPAVDHTLPAEPADPERLEALAAQWGLGGALQRLLLTLRR, encoded by the coding sequence ATGCTCCTCGACACCGCCTCTCTCTACTTCCGCGCCTATTTCGGGGTACCGGAATCAGTCAAGGCCCCGGACGGCACCCCGGTGAACGCGGTACGCGGCCTGCTGGACTTCATCGCCCGGCTCGTCCAGGACCACCACCCCGACGACCTGGTCGCCTGCATGGACTTCGACTGGCGCCCCCAGTGGCGGGTCGATCTGATCCCCTCGTACAAGGCGCACCGGGTCGCCGAGGAAGCCCCGGCCGGCTCCACGGAGCCCGACGAGGAGGAGATCCCCGACACCCTCTCGCCGCAGGTCCCGGTCATCGAGGACGTCCTGGACGCCCTGGGCATCGCCCGCATCGGGGCGGCCGGCTACGAGGCCGATGACGTCATCGGCACCCTGACCGCACAGGCGAAGGGCCCGGTGGACATCGTCACCGGCGACCGCGACCTCTTCCAGCTCGTCGACGACCGGCGCGGCATCCGCATCCTCTATCCACTCAAGGGCGTCGGCACCCTCCAGATCACCGACGAGGCCCTGTTGCGCGAGAAGTACGGGGTGGACGGCCCCGGTTACGCCGATCTGGCGCTGTTGCGCGGCGACCCCAGCGACGGCCTGCCCGGCGTACCGGGCATCGGCGAGAAGACCGCCGCCAAACTGCTGGACACCTACGGCGACCTGGCCGGCATCATGGCCGCCGCCGACGACCCGGCCTCGAAGGTGACCCCCGCCCAGCGCAAGCGGCTGCTGGAGGCGCGCCCCTATCTGACCGTCGCCCCCAAGGTCGTGAAGGTGGCCACCGACGTGCCCGTCCCCGCCGTCGACCACACCCTGCCGGCCGAACCGGCCGACCCCGAGCGCCTGGAGGCGCTGGCCGCCCAATGGGGCCTCGGCGGAGCCCTGCAGCGCCTGCTCCTCACCCTCCGCCGCTGA
- a CDS encoding siderophore-interacting protein yields the protein MAAERPSRKKPTLHRARVERTEQLTPHMVRVVLGGDGLAEFTSGEYSDHYVKLVFPLPGVSYPEPFDIAQIRADFPRDQWPSTRTYTVRAWDAGTRELTVDFVVHGDEGLAGPWAAAAKPGEEIFLLGPGGAYVPEASADWHLLAGDESALPAIAASLARMPAGAPVHAFIEVAGPEERQELEVPPGAEVTWLYRGAAPVGRELVAAVRALEFPAGRVQAFVHGEAGFVKELRHLLRVEHAVPREALSVSGYWRTGHNEDGWQAAKRDWNQQVEAEQESAPATAS from the coding sequence GTGGCAGCAGAGCGTCCGTCCCGCAAGAAGCCCACCCTGCACCGCGCCCGGGTGGAGCGCACCGAGCAGCTCACCCCGCACATGGTCCGTGTGGTGCTGGGCGGTGACGGGCTGGCGGAGTTCACGTCGGGCGAATACTCCGACCATTACGTGAAGCTGGTCTTTCCGCTGCCCGGCGTCAGCTACCCCGAGCCGTTCGACATCGCGCAGATCCGCGCCGACTTCCCGCGCGACCAGTGGCCCAGCACCCGTACCTACACCGTCCGCGCCTGGGATGCCGGAACCCGCGAGCTGACCGTGGACTTCGTGGTGCACGGCGACGAGGGCCTGGCCGGGCCGTGGGCGGCCGCGGCGAAGCCCGGCGAGGAGATCTTCCTGCTCGGCCCCGGCGGCGCCTACGTCCCCGAGGCGAGCGCCGACTGGCACCTGCTGGCGGGCGACGAGAGCGCGCTGCCGGCCATCGCGGCCTCCCTGGCCCGGATGCCCGCGGGGGCGCCGGTGCACGCCTTCATCGAGGTGGCCGGCCCGGAGGAGCGTCAGGAACTGGAGGTACCGCCCGGCGCCGAGGTCACCTGGCTCTACCGCGGTGCCGCGCCGGTCGGCCGTGAACTGGTCGCCGCCGTACGGGCGCTGGAGTTCCCGGCCGGCCGGGTCCAGGCGTTCGTGCACGGCGAGGCCGGGTTCGTGAAGGAACTGCGCCATCTGCTCCGCGTCGAGCACGCGGTCCCCCGTGAGGCCCTGTCCGTCTCCGGCTACTGGCGCACCGGCCACAACGAGGACGGCTGGCAGGCCGCCAAGCGCGACTGGAACCAGCAGGTCGAGGCCGAACAGGAGTCAGCGCCGGCAACGGCCTCCTGA
- a CDS encoding RNA helicase: MTEDMSPAERYAAAKLRAAEQATALAPFREMYDFGLDPFQVEACQALEAGKGVLVAAPTGSGKTIVGEFAVHLALEQGRKCFYTTPIKALSNQKYQDLVKRYGAEKVGLLTGDNSVNSEAPVVVMTTEVLRNMLYAGSQSLVGLGYVVMDEVHYLSDRFRGAVWEEVIIHLPESVTLVSLSATVSNAEEFGDWLDTVRGDTAVIVSEHRPVPLWQHVLAGRRIYDLFEERDGQSGGRREVNPDLERLARMENSRPTFGRDKRRGRNLREADRERERRQRARIWTPSRPEVIDRLDNEGLLPAITFIFSRAGCESAVQQCLYSGLRLNDQEGREEVRRIVEARTAGIPDDDLHVLGYFEWLEGLERGIAAHHAGMLPTFKEVVEELFVKGLVKAVFATETLALGINMPARSVVLEKLVKWNGEQHADITPGEYTQLTGRAGRRGIDIEGHAVVLWQRGMNPGALAGLAGTRTYPLRSSFKPSYNMAVNLVSQFGRHRSRELLEMSFAQFQADKSVVGISRQVQKNEEGLEGYRGSMTCHLGDFEEYSRLRRELKERETELAKQGAAQRRVAAAAALEKLKPGDVIHVPTGKYAGLALVLDPGMPSGRTNGHRGFEAQDGPRPLVLTAERQVKRLGSIDFPVPVEALDRMRIPKSFNARSPQSRRDLASALRTKAGHRVPSRHRKPRSAAADDREISRLRTEIRAHPCHGCAEREDHARWAERYHRLLRDTRQLERRIEGRTNTIARTFDRICALLTELDYLEGDTVTDEGRRLARLYGELDLLASECLREGVWEGLGPAELAACASALVYEARQADDAAAPKLPAGKARDALGEMVRIWGRLDALEEDHKINQAEGVGQREPDLGFAWAAYRWASGFGLDEVLREAEMPAGDFVRWCKQLVDVLGQIAAAAPPGGTVARTARKAMDGVLRGVVAYSSVG; the protein is encoded by the coding sequence ATGACCGAGGACATGTCCCCTGCTGAGCGCTATGCCGCCGCCAAGCTCCGGGCGGCCGAGCAGGCCACCGCACTCGCCCCTTTCCGAGAGATGTACGACTTCGGTCTGGACCCGTTCCAGGTCGAGGCGTGTCAGGCCCTGGAGGCCGGCAAGGGCGTGCTGGTCGCGGCCCCTACCGGATCCGGAAAGACGATCGTCGGCGAATTCGCCGTCCACCTGGCTCTGGAGCAGGGCCGAAAATGCTTCTACACCACGCCCATCAAGGCGCTGTCCAACCAGAAGTACCAGGATCTGGTGAAGCGGTACGGTGCCGAGAAGGTCGGTCTGCTGACCGGCGACAACAGTGTCAACTCCGAGGCTCCGGTGGTCGTGATGACCACCGAAGTGCTGCGGAACATGCTTTATGCCGGCTCCCAGTCGCTGGTCGGCCTCGGCTATGTGGTGATGGACGAGGTGCACTACCTCTCCGACCGCTTCCGTGGCGCCGTCTGGGAAGAGGTGATCATCCATCTGCCCGAATCGGTGACGCTGGTGTCACTGTCGGCGACGGTCTCCAACGCCGAGGAGTTCGGCGACTGGCTGGACACCGTCCGTGGTGACACGGCCGTGATCGTCTCCGAGCACCGTCCGGTGCCGCTGTGGCAGCACGTCCTCGCGGGCCGCCGGATATACGACCTGTTCGAGGAGCGGGACGGGCAGAGCGGCGGCCGCCGCGAGGTCAATCCCGATCTGGAGCGGCTGGCGCGGATGGAGAACAGCCGGCCGACGTTCGGCCGGGACAAGCGCCGGGGCCGCAATCTGCGCGAGGCGGACCGTGAGCGCGAGCGGCGCCAGCGTGCCCGGATCTGGACGCCCAGCCGGCCCGAGGTCATCGACCGCCTCGACAACGAGGGTCTGCTGCCCGCGATCACCTTCATCTTCAGCCGCGCCGGCTGCGAGTCCGCCGTCCAGCAGTGCCTGTATTCGGGCCTGCGGCTCAACGACCAGGAGGGCCGTGAGGAGGTCCGCCGCATAGTGGAGGCGCGGACGGCCGGCATCCCGGACGACGACCTGCATGTGCTGGGCTACTTCGAGTGGCTGGAGGGCCTGGAGCGGGGCATCGCGGCGCACCACGCCGGCATGCTGCCGACGTTCAAGGAGGTCGTCGAGGAGCTGTTCGTCAAGGGTCTGGTCAAGGCCGTCTTCGCCACCGAGACGCTGGCGCTGGGCATCAACATGCCCGCGCGTTCCGTGGTGTTGGAGAAGCTGGTGAAGTGGAACGGCGAGCAGCACGCCGACATCACCCCCGGTGAGTACACCCAGCTGACCGGCCGCGCCGGCCGCCGCGGGATCGACATCGAGGGCCATGCGGTGGTGCTGTGGCAGCGGGGGATGAATCCGGGCGCGCTGGCCGGGCTCGCCGGGACGCGTACGTATCCGCTGCGGTCCTCCTTCAAGCCGTCGTACAACATGGCGGTCAACCTCGTCTCGCAGTTCGGCAGGCACCGTTCGCGGGAGCTGCTGGAGATGTCCTTCGCGCAGTTCCAGGCCGACAAGTCGGTGGTCGGGATCTCGCGGCAGGTGCAGAAGAACGAGGAGGGGCTGGAGGGCTACCGCGGCTCGATGACCTGTCACCTCGGCGACTTCGAGGAGTACTCCCGGCTGCGGCGGGAGCTGAAGGAGCGGGAGACGGAGCTGGCCAAGCAGGGCGCGGCTCAGCGGCGGGTGGCGGCCGCGGCGGCGCTGGAGAAGCTGAAGCCCGGCGACGTCATCCATGTGCCGACCGGCAAATACGCGGGCCTCGCGCTGGTCCTCGACCCCGGTATGCCGTCGGGGCGGACCAACGGCCATCGCGGCTTCGAGGCGCAGGACGGCCCGCGTCCGCTGGTGCTGACCGCCGAGCGGCAGGTCAAGCGGCTGGGGTCGATCGACTTCCCGGTGCCGGTCGAGGCGCTGGACCGGATGCGGATCCCCAAGTCCTTCAACGCCCGCAGCCCGCAGTCGCGCCGCGATCTGGCCTCGGCGCTGCGGACGAAGGCAGGACACCGGGTGCCGTCGCGGCACCGCAAGCCCCGTTCGGCGGCGGCCGACGACCGTGAGATCTCCCGGCTGCGGACGGAGATCCGGGCGCACCCCTGCCATGGCTGTGCCGAGCGCGAGGACCACGCCCGCTGGGCGGAGCGCTATCACCGGTTGCTGCGCGACACCCGCCAGTTGGAGCGCCGGATCGAGGGGCGGACGAACACCATCGCCCGTACCTTCGACCGGATCTGCGCCCTGCTGACCGAGCTGGACTACCTCGAGGGCGACACGGTCACCGACGAGGGCCGCCGCCTGGCCCGGCTCTACGGCGAGCTGGATCTGCTGGCGAGCGAATGCCTGCGCGAGGGCGTCTGGGAGGGCCTGGGCCCGGCGGAGCTGGCGGCCTGCGCCTCGGCGCTGGTGTACGAGGCACGGCAGGCGGACGACGCGGCGGCACCCAAGCTGCCGGCCGGCAAGGCCAGGGACGCGCTGGGCGAGATGGTCCGCATCTGGGGCCGGCTGGACGCCCTGGAGGAGGACCACAAGATCAACCAGGCGGAGGGCGTCGGCCAGCGCGAGCCGGACCTCGGCTTCGCCTGGGCCGCGTACCGCTGGGCCTCCGGCTTCGGCCTCGACGAGGTCCTGCGGGAGGCGGAGATGCCCGCCGGTGACTTCGTCCGCTGGTGCAAGCAGCTGGTCGACGTCCTCGGCCAGATCGCCGCGGCCGCCCCGCCCGGGGGCACGGTGGCGCGTACCGCCCGCAAGGCCATGGACGGTGTGCTGCGCGGCGTGGTGGCGTATTCGTCGGTGGGCTGA
- the tatC gene encoding twin-arginine translocase subunit TatC, producing the protein MLKSAPKEQKVKDPEGRMPLVEHLRELRNRLAKGLLAIVIATVISAFFYEAIIDVFTKPVLQSVGCNALFTELAKQEKGSRCASIVMMDLLGPFTLALKVSLVAGLILSSPVWLYQLWAFLAPGLHRNEKKYALSFVGVGFPLFAIGGYFAYRVLPTTAEVLIGFTPAGIGNLITLDKLLDLIARMVVVFGLSFELPLLLVMLNFAGIISGRRMRGWWRAMVMAITVFSAIATPSTDPLTMIALAGPIVLLYFGAVGVALANDARRRRRAAVEPADDEASELDLTPTDIGEIQPVGSPVAALPEQAKGEDSKRGGFDDVT; encoded by the coding sequence TTGCTCAAGTCTGCCCCCAAAGAACAAAAGGTGAAGGATCCCGAGGGGCGGATGCCTCTGGTGGAGCACCTGCGTGAGTTGCGCAACCGGCTCGCCAAGGGCCTGCTGGCCATCGTCATTGCAACGGTCATTTCGGCCTTCTTCTACGAAGCGATCATCGACGTCTTCACGAAGCCGGTGCTGCAGTCCGTAGGATGCAATGCGCTTTTTACCGAACTCGCCAAGCAGGAAAAAGGGTCACGATGCGCCAGCATCGTCATGATGGACCTGCTCGGCCCCTTCACTCTTGCGCTCAAGGTCTCCTTGGTCGCGGGGCTGATCCTTTCCTCCCCGGTGTGGCTCTACCAGCTCTGGGCATTCCTCGCGCCCGGTCTTCACCGTAATGAGAAGAAGTACGCGCTCTCCTTCGTAGGAGTGGGCTTCCCGCTGTTCGCCATCGGCGGGTATTTCGCGTACCGGGTGCTGCCGACCACCGCCGAGGTGCTCATTGGCTTCACCCCGGCCGGGATCGGCAATCTGATCACGTTGGACAAGCTGCTCGATCTGATCGCGCGCATGGTCGTCGTCTTCGGACTGTCCTTCGAACTGCCGTTGCTCCTGGTGATGTTGAATTTCGCCGGGATCATCAGCGGCAGGCGCATGCGGGGATGGTGGCGGGCCATGGTCATGGCCATTACCGTTTTCTCGGCCATCGCCACGCCGAGCACCGACCCGCTGACCATGATCGCTCTCGCGGGACCCATCGTTCTGCTGTACTTCGGTGCCGTGGGAGTCGCATTGGCCAACGATGCCCGCCGGCGGCGGCGTGCCGCGGTCGAGCCCGCTGACGACGAGGCGTCCGAGCTCGACCTGACACCTACCGACATCGGTGAGATCCAGCCTGTGGGGTCCCCCGTGGCAGCCTTGCCGGAGCAGGCGAAGGGCGAAGACAGCAAGCGCGGCGGCTTCGACGACGTCACCTGA
- the tatA gene encoding Sec-independent protein translocase subunit TatA, whose product MFGRIGAPEIILILVVVVLLFGAKKLPDMARSLGKSARILKSEAKAMKSEGSQQQEAPSDPPNPGAQQATRTIQASPGDVSSARPAETDHTAQR is encoded by the coding sequence ATGTTCGGACGCATCGGTGCTCCCGAGATCATCCTCATTCTCGTTGTGGTCGTCCTGTTGTTCGGCGCCAAGAAGCTTCCCGACATGGCTCGCTCGCTCGGTAAGTCGGCTCGCATCCTCAAGAGCGAGGCGAAGGCGATGAAGTCCGAGGGGAGCCAGCAGCAGGAGGCTCCTTCCGACCCGCCTAACCCCGGCGCGCAGCAGGCGACCCGCACCATCCAGGCCTCGCCCGGCGACGTGAGCAGCGCGCGACCGGCGGAGACCGACCACACGGCGCAGCGCTGA
- a CDS encoding YafY family protein, which translates to MATNAIDQTRRMLSLVTYLRERPGARVGDVARAFGITEDELIADLDVLPMCGTSFRGGDLLDIDTDGDRIWWHNPDDVAEPLRLAADEATALLVAARAVATLPGLREGDRQALLRATAKLEAAAGEAAGASARLSVTFESEGGVFADVDRAIAERRRLWLRYYSPARDELTEREVDPIRLFAVGHTYMEAWCRLSEARRTFRLDRVAEIKLLDAPADPPPVELRDLSEGLVQPAAEDPEVSIEVGPGGRWVAEYYPHDSAEELPDGGLRIRLRTPDPASLRRLALRLGRDGRIVAPQELADSARQAADQALAAYGE; encoded by the coding sequence ATGGCGACGAACGCGATCGACCAGACCCGCCGGATGCTGTCCCTGGTGACCTATCTGCGCGAGCGCCCCGGCGCCCGCGTCGGCGACGTCGCCCGCGCCTTCGGCATCACCGAGGACGAGCTGATCGCCGATCTGGACGTCCTGCCGATGTGCGGGACGAGCTTCCGCGGCGGCGACCTCCTCGACATCGACACCGACGGCGACCGCATCTGGTGGCACAACCCCGACGACGTCGCCGAGCCGCTGCGGCTGGCGGCCGACGAGGCGACCGCGCTGCTGGTCGCGGCCCGCGCGGTGGCCACGCTCCCCGGGCTGCGCGAGGGCGACCGGCAGGCGCTGCTGCGGGCCACCGCCAAGCTGGAGGCGGCGGCCGGCGAGGCGGCCGGTGCCAGTGCCCGGCTGTCGGTGACCTTCGAGTCCGAGGGCGGCGTCTTCGCCGACGTGGACCGGGCCATCGCCGAGCGGCGGCGGCTGTGGCTGCGGTACTACTCACCGGCCCGCGACGAACTGACCGAGCGTGAGGTCGACCCGATCCGGCTGTTCGCCGTCGGCCACACCTACATGGAGGCGTGGTGCCGGCTCTCCGAGGCCCGGCGCACCTTCCGGCTCGACCGGGTCGCCGAAATCAAGCTGCTGGACGCCCCCGCCGACCCGCCGCCGGTCGAGCTGCGCGATCTGTCGGAGGGACTGGTGCAGCCCGCGGCCGAGGACCCCGAGGTGTCCATCGAGGTCGGGCCCGGCGGCCGCTGGGTCGCCGAGTACTACCCGCACGACAGCGCCGAGGAGCTTCCCGACGGCGGACTGCGCATCAGGCTGCGCACGCCTGATCCGGCCTCGCTGCGGCGGCTGGCGCTGCGCCTGGGCCGCGACGGCCGGATCGTGGCGCCGCAGGAGCTCGCGGACAGTGCCCGGCAGGCCGCCGATCAGGCGCTCGCGGCGTACGGCGAGTGA
- a CDS encoding YafY family protein — MAIAKAERLMNLALCLLGTRRPLTKRELRSSIEAYIEAGSDDSFNRMFERDKDDLRELGLVIETVEGIEGDIGYLARRDSNRLPPITLDAEEAAALGLAAKIWQQARLAGAASGALQKLRAAGMPLAGDGADYDAGQPHSALEPRIPAHEAAFEPLMLACRDRRPVVFDYRKSNAARPEQRQVEPWILECWRGHWYVAGWDRERKAERVFRLSRITGKVRSRQGAFTAPVPDHVTVRETVESWAGETATGTARIKLRAEHGYPLRARALTVRELGGGWDELEIPNGHGLDAWLVEFGPDVVVLEPAELRAEVIDRLRAVAKG, encoded by the coding sequence ATGGCCATTGCCAAGGCCGAGCGGCTGATGAATCTGGCGCTGTGCCTGCTGGGGACGCGACGCCCGCTGACCAAGCGTGAGCTGAGGTCGTCCATCGAGGCCTATATCGAGGCCGGCAGCGACGACTCGTTCAACCGCATGTTCGAGCGCGACAAGGACGATCTGCGCGAGCTCGGCCTGGTCATCGAGACCGTCGAGGGCATCGAGGGCGACATCGGCTATCTCGCCCGCCGCGACAGCAACCGCCTGCCCCCGATCACCCTGGACGCCGAGGAGGCCGCCGCCCTCGGGCTCGCCGCGAAGATCTGGCAGCAGGCCCGGCTGGCCGGTGCCGCCAGCGGCGCGCTCCAGAAGCTGCGCGCGGCGGGTATGCCACTGGCCGGGGACGGTGCGGACTACGACGCCGGGCAGCCGCACAGCGCCCTGGAACCCCGTATCCCCGCTCATGAAGCCGCCTTCGAGCCGTTGATGCTGGCCTGCCGGGACCGCCGTCCGGTCGTCTTCGATTACCGCAAGTCGAACGCCGCCCGCCCCGAGCAGCGGCAGGTCGAACCGTGGATCCTGGAGTGCTGGCGGGGCCATTGGTACGTCGCCGGCTGGGACCGCGAGCGCAAGGCGGAGCGGGTCTTCCGGCTTTCGCGGATCACCGGCAAGGTCCGTTCCCGGCAAGGGGCGTTCACCGCGCCGGTACCCGATCACGTCACCGTCCGCGAGACCGTCGAGAGCTGGGCCGGGGAGACCGCGACCGGCACCGCCAGGATCAAGCTCCGCGCCGAGCACGGCTATCCGCTGCGCGCCCGCGCGCTCACCGTCCGCGAGCTGGGCGGCGGCTGGGACGAGCTGGAGATCCCCAACGGCCATGGCCTCGACGCCTGGCTGGTGGAGTTCGGGCCCGATGTGGTCGTACTGGAACCCGCGGAACTGCGCGCCGAGGTCATCGACCGGCTGCGTGCCGTGGCCAAGGGCTGA
- a CDS encoding FKBP-type peptidyl-prolyl cis-trans isomerase has product MSIDKPEIDFPEGPAPTELEIVDLTEGDGPVAKAGDTVSVHYVGVSFSTGEEFDASWNRGKPLQFQLGAGQVIAGWDQGVQGMKVGGRRRLTIPAHLAYGDRGAGGGRIAPGETLIFVCDLVSV; this is encoded by the coding sequence GTGAGCATCGACAAGCCCGAGATCGACTTTCCTGAGGGACCGGCTCCCACCGAGCTCGAGATCGTGGACCTGACGGAGGGCGACGGGCCGGTCGCCAAGGCCGGGGACACCGTCTCCGTCCACTACGTCGGCGTGTCGTTCAGCACCGGCGAGGAGTTCGACGCCAGCTGGAACCGCGGCAAGCCGCTGCAATTCCAGCTGGGCGCCGGCCAGGTCATCGCCGGCTGGGACCAGGGCGTGCAGGGCATGAAGGTCGGCGGCCGCCGTCGGCTGACCATCCCCGCGCACCTCGCGTACGGCGACCGCGGTGCCGGCGGCGGCCGGATCGCCCCGGGCGAGACGCTGATCTTCGTCTGCGACCTGGTCTCCGTCTGA
- a CDS encoding FKBP-type peptidyl-prolyl cis-trans isomerase — protein sequence MRRRPIAALIAVPLLLVSAAACGNDESSKAGSVPAVSGQADAKPKVDKGEGTPPKKLQVKVLKKGDGPEVKKGEALNANYLGQTWDGKAFDNSWDRGAPATFEIGSGKVIKGWDEGLVGQKLGSRVELVIPPDKGYGAQAQQNIPANSTLVFVVDLKKIMPSKIEGKPVAQNDPDLPKVGTAIDDKAPKITLPKGQDAPKDVKSETIIKGKGATISDKSIVRANYTVVTWKDGKVIADTWAPGQPGAQDVPVAQLPGWKEGLKGKKAGSRVLIVVPKSKLTAQQQKSIGSDLVFSVDVLSVS from the coding sequence GTGCGCCGACGCCCCATCGCAGCCCTGATCGCCGTTCCCCTGCTTCTCGTCTCTGCAGCGGCCTGCGGCAATGACGAGTCATCCAAGGCCGGCTCCGTGCCGGCGGTGAGTGGCCAGGCGGATGCCAAGCCCAAGGTCGACAAGGGCGAGGGCACTCCTCCCAAGAAGCTTCAGGTCAAGGTCCTCAAAAAGGGTGACGGGCCGGAGGTGAAGAAGGGCGAGGCCCTGAACGCCAACTACCTCGGCCAGACCTGGGACGGCAAGGCGTTCGACAACAGCTGGGACCGCGGCGCGCCCGCCACCTTCGAGATCGGCAGCGGCAAGGTCATCAAGGGCTGGGACGAGGGCCTGGTGGGCCAGAAGCTCGGCAGCCGCGTCGAGCTGGTCATCCCGCCGGACAAGGGGTACGGCGCGCAGGCGCAGCAGAACATTCCCGCCAACTCCACGCTGGTCTTCGTCGTCGACCTCAAGAAGATCATGCCGAGCAAGATCGAGGGCAAGCCGGTCGCGCAGAACGACCCCGATCTCCCCAAGGTCGGGACCGCCATCGACGACAAGGCGCCGAAGATCACCCTGCCCAAGGGCCAGGACGCGCCGAAGGACGTCAAGAGCGAGACGATCATCAAGGGCAAGGGCGCGACGATCAGTGACAAGAGCATCGTGCGTGCCAACTACACGGTGGTCACCTGGAAGGACGGCAAGGTGATCGCCGACACCTGGGCGCCGGGGCAGCCCGGGGCACAGGATGTGCCGGTCGCGCAGCTGCCGGGGTGGAAGGAAGGCCTCAAGGGGAAGAAGGCCGGCAGCCGGGTGCTGATCGTGGTGCCCAAGAGCAAGCTGACCGCGCAGCAGCAGAAGTCCATCGGCTCCGATCTGGTGTTCTCCGTGGACGTGCTCAGCGTCAGCTGA